A stretch of Amblyraja radiata isolate CabotCenter1 chromosome 6, sAmbRad1.1.pri, whole genome shotgun sequence DNA encodes these proteins:
- the ccdc90b gene encoding coiled-coil domain-containing protein 90B, mitochondrial isoform X2 produces MKRIQRCKTLLHAYNFRALNVLHALPENPRSQLKRDFFAATSSYAYDTRVELLSQEQRRMCFDTHALVLELQNNGFPKEQAEAIVTLMANLTNANMESTHKELVTKAQQEITLQQIMAHLDSIRKDMVILEKSEFSSLRMENEKIKIELEHVKQQLTDEVKKIRNDTKLDMNLEKSRIMDSFREQEKQLMTSKNEFTELHLSSPA; encoded by the exons atgaAACGGATACAACGTTGCAAAACTTTGTTACACGCTTACAACTTCCGAGCTCTGAATGTGCTTCATGCATTGCCTGAGAATCCAAGATCGCAGTTAAAACGCG ATTTTTTTGCTGCTACCTCATCATATGCTTATGACACAAGGGTTGAATTATTGTCCCAAGAACAGAGGAGGATGTGTTTTGATACCCACGCTTTAGTCCTGGAGCTGCAGAATAACG GTTTTCCAAAAGAGCAAGCAGAGGCTATTGTAACATTAATGGCAAATTTGACTAATGCAAATATGGAATCCACACACAAGGAATTGGTAACAAAAGCACAGCAG GAAATAACGCTGCAGCAAATCATGGCTCATTTAGACTCGATAAGAAAGGATATGGTTATTTTGGAGAAAAGTGAATTTTCAAGCCTGAGGATGGAAAATGAG AAAATAAAAATTGAATTGGAGCATGTGAAACAACAGCTTACG GATGAAGTTAAGAAAATCAGAAATGATACAAAACTGGACATGAACTTGGAGAAAAGCAGAATCATGGACTCG tttAGAGAACAAGAGAAGCAGTTAATGACATCTAAAAATGAATTTACTGAACTG catctgtctTCACCTGCCTAG
- the ccdc90b gene encoding coiled-coil domain-containing protein 90B, mitochondrial isoform X1: protein MKRIQRCKTLLHAYNFRALNVLHALPENPRSQLKRDFFAATSSYAYDTRVELLSQEQRRMCFDTHALVLELQNNGFPKEQAEAIVTLMANLTNANMESTHKELVTKAQQEITLQQIMAHLDSIRKDMVILEKSEFSSLRMENEKIKIELEHVKQQLTDEVKKIRNDTKLDMNLEKSRIMDSFREQEKQLMTSKNEFTELNSDTDRAITETNKKIDTDVASLKTMLESLKLETMRYLAASVFTCLAIALGFYRLWQK from the exons atgaAACGGATACAACGTTGCAAAACTTTGTTACACGCTTACAACTTCCGAGCTCTGAATGTGCTTCATGCATTGCCTGAGAATCCAAGATCGCAGTTAAAACGCG ATTTTTTTGCTGCTACCTCATCATATGCTTATGACACAAGGGTTGAATTATTGTCCCAAGAACAGAGGAGGATGTGTTTTGATACCCACGCTTTAGTCCTGGAGCTGCAGAATAACG GTTTTCCAAAAGAGCAAGCAGAGGCTATTGTAACATTAATGGCAAATTTGACTAATGCAAATATGGAATCCACACACAAGGAATTGGTAACAAAAGCACAGCAG GAAATAACGCTGCAGCAAATCATGGCTCATTTAGACTCGATAAGAAAGGATATGGTTATTTTGGAGAAAAGTGAATTTTCAAGCCTGAGGATGGAAAATGAG AAAATAAAAATTGAATTGGAGCATGTGAAACAACAGCTTACG GATGAAGTTAAGAAAATCAGAAATGATACAAAACTGGACATGAACTTGGAGAAAAGCAGAATCATGGACTCG tttAGAGAACAAGAGAAGCAGTTAATGACATCTAAAAATGAATTTACTGAACTG AATTCAGACACGGACCGTGCCATAACTGAAACAAACAAAAAGATTGACACAGATGTGGCGTCACTTAAAACCATGTTGGAATCTCTTAAACTGGAAACAATGAGGTATCTTGCAG catctgtctTCACCTGCCTAGCAATCGCCTTGGGATTTTATCGCTTGTGGCAAAAATAG